Proteins encoded within one genomic window of Jiangella mangrovi:
- a CDS encoding MSMEG_4193 family putative phosphomutase, producing the protein MPTVVLVRHGRTTANVSGVLAGRSPGVGLDDAGIAGAAALAERLARVEPAALVSSPLERCMQTASAIAAGREPATHVITDDGLVECDYGDWTGKPLADLRREKLWKVVQEHPSGVVFPGGEAMRAVQQRAVDAVRRRDAELADRHGPGAVWFAVSHADVIKAVLADALGMHLDQFQRLVIDPCSVSVVSYTERRPFVLRMNDLGGDLGFLRSPARRKRRASRTDAVVGGGAGDAAE; encoded by the coding sequence CGGACCACCGCCAACGTCTCCGGGGTGCTGGCCGGTCGCAGCCCCGGGGTCGGGCTCGACGACGCCGGGATCGCGGGCGCCGCGGCGCTGGCCGAGCGGCTCGCGCGGGTCGAGCCGGCCGCCCTCGTCAGCAGCCCGCTGGAGCGGTGTATGCAGACCGCGTCGGCCATCGCGGCTGGTCGCGAACCCGCAACGCACGTCATCACCGACGACGGCCTCGTCGAGTGCGACTACGGCGACTGGACCGGCAAGCCGCTGGCCGACCTGCGCCGCGAGAAACTCTGGAAGGTCGTCCAGGAGCACCCGTCCGGCGTCGTCTTCCCGGGTGGCGAGGCGATGCGCGCCGTCCAGCAGCGCGCCGTCGACGCCGTCCGCCGCCGCGACGCCGAGCTGGCCGACCGGCACGGCCCGGGCGCGGTCTGGTTCGCGGTCTCGCACGCCGACGTCATCAAGGCGGTCCTGGCCGACGCGCTGGGGATGCACCTCGACCAGTTCCAGCGCCTCGTCATCGACCCGTGCTCGGTGTCGGTCGTGTCGTACACCGAGCGCCGTCCGTTCGTCCTGCGCATGAACGACCTCGGCGGCGACCTGGGGTTCCTCCGGTCGCCGGCCCGCCGCAAGCGCCGCGCGAGCCGCACCGACGCCGTCGTCGGCGGGGGAGCGGGCGACGCGGCCGAGTAG
- a CDS encoding DUF3090 family protein produces the protein MAAQVYRFDEPERFIAGTVGRPGERSFFLQARDDTKLISVLLEKEQVSVLADRVDDMLDEILRRAGGLTSVPAVAPAELEDLDPLEQPIVEEFRVGSMTLKWDGEDEHVEVAAYAVVDDDSEPPDDPDETDRDVMVVRLSGPAARAFVKRAQAVVAAGRPPCPLCSLPLDPAGHVCPRQNGYRRRD, from the coding sequence GTGGCCGCGCAGGTGTACCGATTCGACGAGCCCGAACGTTTCATCGCCGGAACGGTCGGGCGTCCGGGCGAGCGATCCTTCTTCCTCCAGGCCCGCGACGACACCAAGCTGATCAGCGTCCTGCTCGAGAAGGAGCAGGTGTCGGTGCTCGCCGACCGGGTCGACGACATGCTCGACGAGATCCTGCGCCGGGCGGGCGGGCTGACCTCCGTCCCCGCCGTAGCGCCGGCCGAGCTCGAGGACCTCGACCCGCTCGAGCAGCCCATCGTCGAGGAGTTCCGCGTCGGCTCCATGACGCTCAAGTGGGACGGCGAGGACGAGCACGTCGAGGTCGCCGCCTACGCCGTCGTCGACGATGACAGCGAGCCGCCGGACGACCCCGACGAGACCGACCGCGACGTCATGGTCGTACGGCTGTCCGGGCCTGCGGCACGTGCCTTCGTCAAGCGCGCGCAGGCCGTCGTCGCCGCCGGGCGCCCGCCGTGCCCGCTGTGCAGCCTGCCGCTCGACCCGGCCGGGCACGTCTGCCCCCGGCAGAACGGCTACCGGCGGCGGGACTGA
- a CDS encoding type IV toxin-antitoxin system AbiEi family antitoxin domain-containing protein produces MDETLSFLASQQHGVVTRAQALAAGLNDDEIARRLANGQWVTVRRGAYSDRRSWAAKDDLERHRALCHAVVLQLAKPVVICHVSAAVVAGLRVWDVDLNRVHVWRSDLRSPRIEGGVHHHTGSLAEADVMEVDGIPVTGYARTAIDVARTEGFESAVVTADDALAHLGTKNEPLLTVLDTMRDWRGARAAGRVVEFADARSESVGESRHRVQLERIGLPRPELQVRMPGPDGSADRVDFYFADQATVGEFDGRMKYEVLLRPGETAQDAIWREKTREDRLRERGLQVVRTVWADLYRDEAVAGRYLEAFARNRRPVVVA; encoded by the coding sequence ATGGACGAGACGCTCAGCTTCCTCGCGAGCCAGCAGCACGGCGTTGTCACCCGGGCCCAGGCGCTCGCGGCGGGATTGAACGACGACGAGATCGCGCGCCGCCTGGCGAACGGCCAGTGGGTGACCGTTCGCCGGGGTGCCTACTCCGATCGACGGTCCTGGGCGGCCAAGGACGACCTCGAGAGGCATCGGGCGCTCTGCCACGCCGTGGTTCTGCAGCTCGCCAAGCCGGTCGTGATCTGTCACGTCTCCGCGGCCGTCGTCGCCGGCCTGCGCGTCTGGGACGTCGACCTCAACCGCGTGCACGTCTGGCGGTCGGACCTCCGTTCGCCGCGGATCGAGGGCGGCGTCCATCACCACACCGGCTCGCTCGCCGAAGCCGATGTGATGGAGGTCGACGGCATTCCCGTCACCGGCTACGCCCGGACCGCCATCGACGTCGCGCGGACGGAAGGCTTCGAGTCCGCGGTGGTCACGGCCGACGACGCGCTGGCGCACCTGGGAACGAAGAACGAGCCGTTGCTGACCGTGCTCGACACCATGCGCGACTGGCGTGGAGCCCGCGCGGCCGGCCGTGTCGTGGAGTTCGCGGACGCACGCTCCGAGAGTGTTGGCGAGTCGCGGCACCGGGTCCAACTCGAGCGCATCGGACTGCCCAGACCTGAGCTCCAGGTCCGCATGCCCGGCCCGGACGGCTCCGCGGACCGGGTCGACTTCTACTTCGCCGACCAGGCGACCGTGGGCGAGTTCGACGGGCGGATGAAGTATGAGGTGCTGCTCCGTCCCGGCGAGACGGCCCAGGACGCGATCTGGCGGGAGAAGACCCGCGAGGACCGACTGCGCGAGCGCGGTCTGCAGGTGGTCCGCACCGTCTGGGCCGACCTGTACCGGGACGAGGCCGTCGCTGGTCGATACCTCGAGGCCTTCGCCAGGAACCGTCGCCCCGTCGTCGTCGCGTGA
- the mshC gene encoding cysteine--1-D-myo-inosityl 2-amino-2-deoxy-alpha-D-glucopyranoside ligase — translation MRAWSAPDVPALPGRGLPVRLHDTAAGAVRPVEPEQVATMYVCGITPYDATHLGHAATYLAFDLLNRAWRDAGLDVRYVQNITDVDDPLLERATATGQDWRELADAETRLFTEDMAWLRVLPPSSYVGAVEAIPLITRLIARMEGSVYELDGDLYFSVRSDPAFGSVARLSEAEMRALFAERGGDPDRPGKKDPLDPLVWLKARPGEPSWDSPFGPGRPGWHVECAAIAMEYLGVPFDVQGGGSDLAFPHHEMSAAHAHVVAGAFAGLYSHAGMVGLDGEKMSKSLGNLVFVHRLRADGVEAAAVRLALLSSHYRGDREWSEDVLTAAQDRLARWRAAVSSGAGAPAEPVLAEVRERLADDLDSPGALAAIDRWAATAGNDPDAPALITALVDALLGISLSK, via the coding sequence ATGCGAGCCTGGTCTGCCCCCGACGTGCCCGCCCTTCCCGGGCGTGGACTGCCCGTCCGCCTGCACGACACCGCGGCGGGCGCCGTCCGCCCCGTCGAGCCGGAGCAGGTGGCGACGATGTACGTCTGCGGCATCACGCCGTACGACGCGACGCACCTGGGGCACGCCGCCACGTACCTCGCGTTCGACCTGCTCAACCGAGCCTGGCGCGACGCCGGGCTCGACGTCCGCTACGTCCAGAACATCACCGACGTCGACGACCCGCTGCTCGAGCGGGCCACGGCGACCGGCCAGGACTGGCGCGAGCTCGCCGACGCCGAGACGCGGCTGTTCACCGAGGACATGGCCTGGCTGCGGGTGCTGCCGCCGTCGTCGTACGTCGGCGCCGTCGAGGCGATCCCGCTGATCACCCGGCTGATCGCGCGCATGGAGGGGTCGGTCTACGAGCTCGACGGCGACCTCTACTTCTCCGTGCGCTCCGACCCGGCGTTCGGCTCGGTGGCGCGGCTGTCCGAGGCCGAGATGCGCGCCCTGTTCGCCGAGCGCGGCGGCGACCCCGACCGCCCGGGCAAGAAGGACCCGCTCGACCCGCTCGTCTGGCTCAAGGCGCGCCCGGGGGAGCCGTCGTGGGACAGCCCGTTCGGCCCCGGCCGGCCCGGCTGGCACGTCGAGTGCGCGGCCATCGCCATGGAGTACCTCGGCGTGCCGTTCGACGTGCAGGGCGGCGGCAGCGACCTCGCCTTCCCGCACCACGAGATGTCCGCGGCGCACGCCCACGTCGTGGCGGGCGCGTTCGCGGGCCTGTACTCGCACGCCGGCATGGTGGGCCTCGACGGCGAGAAGATGTCGAAGTCGCTCGGCAACCTCGTCTTCGTCCACCGTCTGCGCGCCGACGGCGTCGAGGCCGCGGCCGTGCGGCTGGCGCTGCTCTCCAGCCATTACCGAGGCGACCGCGAGTGGTCCGAGGACGTGCTGACGGCGGCGCAGGACCGGCTGGCGCGCTGGCGGGCCGCGGTGTCGTCCGGTGCGGGCGCGCCGGCCGAGCCGGTGCTCGCCGAGGTCCGCGAGCGCCTGGCCGACGACCTCGACTCCCCGGGCGCGCTGGCCGCGATCGACCGCTGGGCCGCCACCGCCGGCAACGACCCCGACGCCCCGGCCCTCATCACCGCACTCGTCGACGCCCTCCTCGGCATCTCCCTCTCGAAATGA
- a CDS encoding SCO1664 family protein has protein sequence MTAVDLLSLLREGELTVEGRLVVASNLTLLGRVTHGDTSVRCVYKPVGGEQPLWDFPDGTLAAREAAAYEVSAAAGWHLVPPTVLRPDGPFGEGMCQAWMEQGTASLGAGQVDVIPASAPVGAWLPILEAVDGDGSPVVLVHADDPGLRRLAIFDAVVNNADRKGGHVLVGDRTVAPSVADVVGVDHGVCFNVDPKLRTVLWGWAGSALSDDERASLVRLRELVDGDLGATLGALLDADEVAATAERIDALLTRGTMPSPEGRMPVPWPVF, from the coding sequence CTGACCGCCGTGGACCTGCTGAGCCTGCTCCGTGAGGGCGAGCTGACCGTCGAGGGCAGGCTGGTCGTCGCGTCGAACCTCACGCTGCTCGGGCGGGTGACGCACGGCGACACGTCGGTGCGGTGCGTCTACAAGCCCGTCGGCGGCGAGCAGCCGCTCTGGGATTTCCCGGACGGCACGCTGGCCGCCCGCGAGGCGGCGGCGTACGAGGTGTCGGCCGCGGCCGGCTGGCATCTCGTCCCGCCCACGGTGCTGCGCCCCGACGGGCCGTTCGGCGAGGGCATGTGCCAGGCCTGGATGGAGCAGGGGACGGCGTCGCTGGGCGCGGGCCAGGTGGACGTCATCCCGGCCTCAGCGCCCGTCGGCGCCTGGCTGCCCATCCTCGAGGCGGTCGACGGCGACGGCTCACCCGTCGTGCTGGTGCACGCCGACGACCCCGGGCTGCGGCGGCTGGCGATCTTCGACGCCGTCGTCAACAACGCCGACCGCAAGGGCGGGCACGTGCTGGTGGGTGACCGGACGGTGGCGCCGTCGGTCGCCGATGTGGTCGGCGTCGACCACGGCGTCTGCTTCAACGTCGACCCGAAGCTGCGGACCGTCCTGTGGGGATGGGCCGGGTCGGCCCTCAGCGACGACGAGCGGGCGTCGTTGGTGCGGCTGCGCGAGCTGGTCGACGGCGACCTGGGCGCGACGCTGGGCGCGCTGCTCGACGCCGACGAGGTCGCGGCGACGGCCGAGCGGATCGACGCGTTGCTCACCCGCGGGACGATGCCGAGTCCCGAGGGGCGGATGCCGGTTCCATGGCCCGTCTTCTGA